One stretch of Phocoena phocoena chromosome 10, mPhoPho1.1, whole genome shotgun sequence DNA includes these proteins:
- the PXK gene encoding PX domain-containing protein kinase-like protein isoform X21: protein MAFMEKPPAGKVLLDDTVPLTAAIEASQSLQSHTEYIIRVQRGISVENSWQIVRRYSDFDLLNNSLQIAGLSLPLPPKKLIGNMDREFIAERQKGLQNYLNVITTNHILSNCELVKKFLDPNNYSASYTEIALQQVSMFFRSEPKWEVVEPLKDIGWRIRKKYFLMKIKNQPKERLVLSWADLGPDKYLSDKDFQCLIKLLPSCLHPYIYRITFATANESSALLIRMFNEKGTLKDLIYKAKPKDPFLRKYCNPKKIQGLELQQIKTYGRQILEVLKFLHDKGFPYGHLHASNVMLEGDACRLLDLENSLLGLPSFYRSYFSQFRKINTLESVDVHCFGHLLYEMTYGRPPDSVPVDSFPPAPSMAVVAVLESTLSCEACKNGMPTVSRLLQMPLFSDVLLTTSEKPQFKIPTKLKEALRIAKECIEKRLIEEQKQIHQHRRLTRAQSHHGSEEERKKRKILARKKSKRSAVENSEEHSAKYSNSNNSVEHAPF, encoded by the exons GAATATATCATTCGGGTACAAAGAGGAATTTCTGTAGAAAATAGCTGGcag attgTTAGGAGATACAGTGACTTTGATTTGCTGAACAACAGCTTGcag attgCAGGCCTAAGTCTACCTCTTCCTCCCAAAAAATTGATTGGTAACATGGATCGTGAGTTCATAGCTGAGAGGCAGAAAGGTCTTCAGAACTATCTCAACGTTATCACCACAAATCATATCTTGTCTAATTGTGAGCTGGTTAAGAAGTTTTTAGATCCAAACAACTATTCTGCAAGCTATACTG AGATTGCCTTACAACAGGTTTCCATGTTCTTCCGATCAGAACCAAAGTGGGAGGTGGTGGAACCATTGAAAGACATAG GTTGGAGGATaaggaagaaatatttcttgATGAAGATTAAAAATCAGCCAAAGGAACGGCTAGTGTTAAGCTGG GCTGACCTTGGTCCTGACAAGTATCTGTCAGATAAAGATTTTCAGTGTCTAATCAAACTTCTGCCGTCCTGTTTG CACCCTTACATCTATCGTATTACCTTTGCCACAGCTAACGAAtcctcagcattgctaattagaATGTTTAATGAAAAAGGAACTTTGAAGGACCTGATCTACAAG GCAAAACCAAAAGACCCATTCCTAAGGAAGTACTGCAACCCTAAGAAGATTCAAGGCCTTGAACttcagcaaataaaaacatatgggCGGCAAATATTAGAG GTACTAAAGTTTCTCCATGACAAGGGATTCCCTTATGGGCATCTTCATGCTTCCAACGTGATGCTGGAAGGGGACGCTTGCCGGCTGCTGGACCTTGAGAATTCCTTGTTgggccttccttccttctaccgatcttatttctcacaattcaggAAAATCAAT aCATTGGAGAGTGTGGACGTCCACTGCTTTGGCCACTTACTGTATGAAATGACTTACGGACGACCGCCAGACTCAGTGCCTGTAGACTCCTTCCCTCCTGCACCGTCTATGGCTGTGG TGGCCGTGTTGGAGTCTACGCTGTCTTGTGAAGCCTGTAAAAATGGCATGCCCACCGTCTCCCGGCTCTTACAGATGCC aTTATTCAGTGATGTTCTGCTAACTACTTCCGAAAAGCCACAGTTTAAG atCCCCACAAAGTTAAAAGAGGCATTGAGAATTGCCAAAGAATGTATAGAAAAGAGGCTAATTGAAGAACAGAAACAG ATCCACCAGCATCGAAGACTGACGAGAGCTCAGTCTCACCATGGATccgaagaagaaagaaaaaagaggaagatctTAGCTCGAAAG aagtcaaAACGATCTGCTGTTGAAAATAGTGAAGAGCATTCAGCAAAATACAGCAACTCCAATAATTCAG